A stretch of the Schistocerca serialis cubense isolate TAMUIC-IGC-003099 chromosome 2, iqSchSeri2.2, whole genome shotgun sequence genome encodes the following:
- the LOC126455516 gene encoding glutathione S-transferase 1-like isoform X2: MAPLTLYVSPLSAPCRLVRLVAGIVGVDLKIVNVNDLAKDLKTPEMLKKNPQHTVPTLEDNGVYIAESRAIAMYLISKYGKNDALYPKDVNRRVLVDQRLFFDQDFYSRIRPKLDGKQTDPSNIVKVNDGLESLNRMLEGKQWLAGDDINLADYAVAISLTAIELVPESGIVPTKHPNIKEWLHRVESSTPKYMELLKTFREGVQELLKKFKQ, translated from the exons ATGGCTCCTCTAACTCTCTACGTCAGCCCTTTGAGCGCTCCATGCCGCTTGGTACGTCTAGTGGCTGGTATTGTTGGAGTTGACTTGAAAATAGTGAACGTAAACGATCTTGCTAAGGACCTGAAGACGCCTGAGATGTTGAAG AAAAACCCACAACACACTGTGCCGACGCTGGAGGATAATGGCGTGTACATTGCTGAGAG CCGCGCCATAGCCATGTACCTTATTTCTAAGTACGGAAAGAACGATGCTCTCTACCCGAAAGATGTCAACAGACGGGTCCTCGTCGACCAGAGACTGTTTTTTGACCAAGACTTCTACAGCAGGATT CGGCCGAAATTAGACGGCAAACAGACCGACCCCAGtaacatcgtcaaagtgaacgacGGGCTGGAGAGCCTCAACAGAATgctggaagggaagcagtggctggccGGGGACGACATCAACCTCGCCGACTACGCTGTCGCCATCTCTCTGACAGCAATCGAG CTTGTTCCAGAGAGTGGAATCGTCCCCACCAAGCACCCTAACATCAAGGAATGGCTTCATCGTGTGGAAAGTTCTACTCCGAAATACATGGAGTTGCTCAAGACATTCCGTGAAGGTGTACAGGAACTACTTAAAAAATTtaaacagtaa
- the LOC126455516 gene encoding glutathione S-transferase 1-like isoform X1 — MAPLTLYVSPLSAPCRLVRLVAGIVGVDLKIVNVNDLAKDLKTPEMLKKNPQHTVPTLEDNGVYIAESRAIAMYLISKYGKNDALYPKDVNRRVLVDQRLFFDQDFYSRIVSVFRPKLDGKQTDPSNIVKVNDGLESLNRMLEGKQWLAGDDINLADYAVAISLTAIELVPESGIVPTKHPNIKEWLHRVESSTPKYMELLKTFREGVQELLKKFKQ; from the exons ATGGCTCCTCTAACTCTCTACGTCAGCCCTTTGAGCGCTCCATGCCGCTTGGTACGTCTAGTGGCTGGTATTGTTGGAGTTGACTTGAAAATAGTGAACGTAAACGATCTTGCTAAGGACCTGAAGACGCCTGAGATGTTGAAG AAAAACCCACAACACACTGTGCCGACGCTGGAGGATAATGGCGTGTACATTGCTGAGAG CCGCGCCATAGCCATGTACCTTATTTCTAAGTACGGAAAGAACGATGCTCTCTACCCGAAAGATGTCAACAGACGGGTCCTCGTCGACCAGAGACTGTTTTTTGACCAAGACTTCTACAGCAGGATTGTGAGTGTTTTC CGGCCGAAATTAGACGGCAAACAGACCGACCCCAGtaacatcgtcaaagtgaacgacGGGCTGGAGAGCCTCAACAGAATgctggaagggaagcagtggctggccGGGGACGACATCAACCTCGCCGACTACGCTGTCGCCATCTCTCTGACAGCAATCGAG CTTGTTCCAGAGAGTGGAATCGTCCCCACCAAGCACCCTAACATCAAGGAATGGCTTCATCGTGTGGAAAGTTCTACTCCGAAATACATGGAGTTGCTCAAGACATTCCGTGAAGGTGTACAGGAACTACTTAAAAAATTtaaacagtaa